The Lonchura striata isolate bLonStr1 chromosome Z, bLonStr1.mat, whole genome shotgun sequence genome window below encodes:
- the NMRK1 gene encoding nicotinamide riboside kinase 1 isoform X1: MTVLVIGLGGVTNGGKTTLAEKLKNMLPNCDVISQDDFFKPESEVETDEHGFKLYDVLDALYMDEMVTSIRNWMKSPASSGVVKEEPENTSDNLKNVYILIVEGFLLYNYEPLNEVWNRRYFLTLPYEECKRRRSTRVYQPADTPGYFDGHVWPMYLKYKKELEENASMEVDYLDGTKSQEELLSYVYSDIIQELNKLREESTIARD, encoded by the exons ATGACAGTATTGGTTATCGGCCTTGGGGG TGTAACAAATGGAGGGAAAACAACGTTAGCAGAAAAACTTAAGAATATGCTTCCCAACTGTGATGTAATCTCTCAAGATGACTTCTTTAAG cCAGAGTCTGAAGTAGAAACAGATGAACATGGATTTAAGCTATATGATG TACTTGATGCCCTCTATATGGATGAAATGGTGACAAGTATTCGCAATTGGATGAAAAGCCCAGCAAGCTCAGGTGTTGTGAAAGAAGAGCCAGAGAATACATCTGACAATCtgaaaaatgtttatattttgaTTGTTGAAGGCTTTCTCCTTTACAATTATGA GCCACTTAATGAAGTATGGAATAGAAGATATTTTTTGACCCTTCCTTATGAAGAGTGCAAAAGGAGAAGGAG tACCAGAGTCTATCAGCCAGCAGATACACCAGGGTACTTCGATGGACATGTGTGGCCTatgtatttgaaatataaaaaggaattGGAAGAGAATGCAAGTATGGAAGTTG ATTATTTGGATGGAACAAAATCCCAAGAGGAGCTTTTATCCTATGTGTATAGTGATATAATACAGGAATTAAACAAGCTGAGGGAAGAAA GTACAATTGCAAGAGATTAG
- the NMRK1 gene encoding nicotinamide riboside kinase 1 isoform X2: MTVLVIGLGGVTNGGKTTLAEKLKNMLPNCDVISQDDFFKPESEVETDEHGFKLYDVLDALYMDEMVTSIRNWMKSPASSGVVKEEPENTSDNLKNVYILIVEGFLLYNYEPLNEVWNRRYFLTLPYEECKRRRSTRVYQPADTPGYFDGHVWPMYLKYKKELEENANYLDGTKSQEELLSYVYSDIIQELNKLREESTIARD; this comes from the exons ATGACAGTATTGGTTATCGGCCTTGGGGG TGTAACAAATGGAGGGAAAACAACGTTAGCAGAAAAACTTAAGAATATGCTTCCCAACTGTGATGTAATCTCTCAAGATGACTTCTTTAAG cCAGAGTCTGAAGTAGAAACAGATGAACATGGATTTAAGCTATATGATG TACTTGATGCCCTCTATATGGATGAAATGGTGACAAGTATTCGCAATTGGATGAAAAGCCCAGCAAGCTCAGGTGTTGTGAAAGAAGAGCCAGAGAATACATCTGACAATCtgaaaaatgtttatattttgaTTGTTGAAGGCTTTCTCCTTTACAATTATGA GCCACTTAATGAAGTATGGAATAGAAGATATTTTTTGACCCTTCCTTATGAAGAGTGCAAAAGGAGAAGGAG tACCAGAGTCTATCAGCCAGCAGATACACCAGGGTACTTCGATGGACATGTGTGGCCTatgtatttgaaatataaaaaggaattGGAAGAGAATGCAA ATTATTTGGATGGAACAAAATCCCAAGAGGAGCTTTTATCCTATGTGTATAGTGATATAATACAGGAATTAAACAAGCTGAGGGAAGAAA GTACAATTGCAAGAGATTAG
- the CARNMT1 gene encoding carnosine N-methyltransferase codes for MSAACAVSRKAPLPRPCPQGQREPPAKVMRRGLRRGRGEEREQLPWPGESGSGMGAEAEAERAAPLSDEWRRRQPKAPTPASARAVEEEERLEREHFRRIINAFRYYGTNMHERVNRTERQFKSLPANQQSLLPQFLPHLDKIRKCIDHNQEILQTIVNDCVHMFENKEYGEDGSGKITPASTFDMDKLKSTLKQFVRDWSEEGKSERDSCYQPIISEIIKNFPKEKWDFSKVNILVPGAGLGRLAWEIAMLGYACQGNEWSLFMLFSSNFVLNRCSQINSCKLYPWIHQFSNNRRSADQIRPIYFPDVDPHSLPSGSNFSMTAGDFQEIYSECNTWDCVATCFFIDTAHNVIDYIDTIWKILKPGGIWINVGPLLYHFENLGNELSIELSYEDIKNVILQYGFHIEVEKESVMSTYTVNELSMMKYYYECVLFVVRKPE; via the exons ATGTCGGCCGCGTGCGCCGTGTCCCGGAAAGCGCCGCTGCCGAggccgtgtccccagggccagagggagCCGCCCGCCAAGGTGATGCGCAgggggctgcggcggggccgcggggaggAGCGGGAGCAGCTGCCGTGGCCGGGAGAGAGCGGGAGCGGCATGGGCGCGGAGGCCGAGGCGGAGCGGGCGGCACCGCTGAGCGACGAGTGGCGGAGGCGGCAGCCGAAGGCGCCGACACCGGCGTCGGCCAGGgcggtggaggaggaggaacgCCTGGAGCGGGAACATTTTCGGAGGATCATCAACGCTTTCCGATACTACGG aaCGAATATGCATGAACGAGTGAACAGAACAGAGAGGCAGTTTAAGTCTCTCCCAGCTAACCAACAGAGTCTTCTTCCTCAGTTTCTTCCTCACCTTGACAAGATTCGGAAGTGCATTGATCATAATCAAGAAATACTACAAACCATTGTGAATGACTGTGTTCATATGTTTGAAAATAAGGAATATGGAGAAGAT GGAAGTGGGAAGATTACACCAGCTTCAACTTTTGACATGGATAAATTAAAATCCACATTGAAACAATTTGTGAGAGACTGGAGTGAAGAGGGAAAGTCTGAGAGGGATTCCTGCTACCAGCCAATTATTAGTGAAATTATAAAGaactttccaaaagaaaaatg GGATTTCTCCAAAGTTAATATCCTGGTACCTGGTGCTGGGCTAGGTAGATTGGCGTGGGAAATAGCTATGCTCGGTTATGCTTGCCAAGGAAATGAATGGAGCCTCTTTATGCTCTTTTCTTCTAACTTTGTACTCAACAG ATGCTCTCAAATTAATTCATGTAAGCTTTATCCTTGGATTCATCAATTTAGCAATAATAGAAGATCTGCTGATCAGATACGACCAATTTATTTCCCAGATGTTGATCCTCACAGTCTTCCTTCTGGTTCAAACTTCTCTATGACAGCAGGGGATTTTCAGGAAATTTATTCTGAGTGCA ATACATGGGACTGTGTAGCTACTTGCTTTTTCATAGATACAGCACATAATGTTATTGACTATATTGATACTATATGGAAAATACTAAAGCCTGGAGGAATATGGATAAATGTAG GTCCTCTCCTTTACCATTTCGAAAACTTGGGAAATGAACTTTCCATAGAATTAAGCTACGAGGATATAAAAAATGTTATCCTGCAATATGGATTCCATATAGAG gTGGAGAAAGAATCTGTAATGTCAACTTACACTGTGAATGAACTCTCCATGATGAAATACTACTATGAATGTGTGTTGTTTGTGGTGAGAAAACCAGAATAG